Within the Candidatus Acidiferrales bacterium genome, the region CTTAGTTTGCCGTTTGCGCCCTCTGTTCAGTTGCCACTGTGCAGAGGGTTTTTATTTCTTTATTGCGTTCCTCTGTACGCTATTGCCTGGTTTTCACCATTCTCATAGCCTACGATAAAGACACTATTATCTTTTATCCAGATGCCGTTGAGATTAGACTGCTTTGATTTGTCAAAAAACTGATTGTATATGTGCCATGAATTCGCATTCCAATGAATTATCAAATCGTGCGAGCCGCAGATAAAAACATTATTCGCTGAGGAGTTGCCTCGCACGGCAAGCATCTCTGCCAAATAGTAAAAGTTTTCGGTCGGGGCATTATTCGGAATATTAGAAAGCCTCCAATTCCCAGGTGTACCCTCGTAGCAAAGATCGCCAACTACATATATCTTGCTGAGTGTATTAGACCAGACACCATGAAAGCCACCATAGAGAGTTGTATCACTTTCATTTCCCCCTTTTGCCACCGTTTTCCATGAGATACCATCTGACTCTAGTAATACACCTTCTCCTGTACTATCCTGATTTCCTGCAGCATATATATGTGAATCGTCCAATCCCCAAACCGAATGAAGGTTCATAGTTGTACCACTTTGTTCTTGAGTCCAGGTTGTACCATCATATTTGAGAATCAACCCTCCCCACCCAACAGCATAGAGATTTGAAGAACTAGTACCCCACACCGACTGAAGCAATGCATATTGTTGCAGTTTCCATGTGGTCCATGATTTCCCATCCCAGTGACTTATCAGAGCATAGTTATCGTTGTACACTGGAACCTCACCCACGACCCAAAAGTCATCCGTGCCGAATCCATAGATACCAAACAAAACTCCGTCCAGATAATTCGATGATGACCACTTCGTTCCATCCCAACGCATTATCGCTGTGTATGCATAGGGAGAATATGATAATATTACAATTCCAACTGCATAAACATTATTTATATCTGTTCCCCAGACATTGTACAATACGCTCGGTTGAGTACCGATCGAGTCAATTGCCCAAATAAATGTATGACTCGTGGAATCCGAGCCACCTCCATGGTGCGGGCCGGTGAGCAAGTTGCAGCTAAACGAAAATATCAGTAGCACATTACAAGCAACTACAACAAGAAAATATTCTAGCGTTGGTAAGATCTTTTTCATCTATTTACGCACTCCTCGTATTCCAATTCCAAAGCTGTATATCCCCCATATGAGATTATTTCCGAAATATTGATAGTCAAACTTCGGATAAAACTTCAGTCCCCAAAGTGGGACACCAACTCCGGCGCCAACCACTCGATTATTATTTGTAATTTCTGTCAAGCTCGCAGAGAAAAAACTGTTAGAAAAATCTGATGATGTTGTCTTCAAGAAATGATAAATACTGTAATGAACATACGGTTCAAAGCCGCTGATGTTTTTGCTGAGTGTTCCACCATATCGCAAATAAGTATAGCCTCCAAACAAATCTCCGAAAGTCATATCAGGAGCAAAATCGAACATCTCGAATGTTCCAGGATTGATCTGATCCCGCAGGGACACTTCAAGCAGTCTTGGTATAACAAACCGTCCGTCGGCTTCGAACCTCAGCGGCAATCCAAGTGACAAAAGAAATGATGGGACAAAAGCAAGGCTTTGGGAATATGTGACCGAATTGTCCGTGCTTTTTATAATAATGTCGTCCGCTCCAAAGCCGAGCGAGAACTTGCCCGGCTCAAGCGTTCGACCAGTATAAAAACTGCTGGAAGTGATACAACCAAGGGACCCAATTGCAAGTATGGTTAATATAAAATGTTTCATTGGGGTTTTCCTCCTGATTGATTTCTCTAATCTCGCTCAAGTGTACTCACTAATGCAATGCCGACGGCACTTTTCGCCTTATTAACATCTGGATTCAATCGCTTGTCCTCGCTACCCAAGGAACAGTTCCCTAAATATGCACGGGTTTGAATTTCAACACAAATGTAAGTGGGGGTCATAAGGCACACACAACTCCTTGGAATAACAGTCTCCCTTTATCTCCTTAAACTTTTCCTCTGAAACGTGTCTCCCTGAGATGAATCTGTAAAAGTCCGTTTCTGAAGTTGCCACCTTTGGTGACTCAAGATCTATGCCGTTGTTTTTGCCTTTAAAAGAACGGGATTTCGAAGCTCGCTTTGGAAAGTGAGCAAAGGTTTGCCCACTTGATTGGGAAATCCCTTTCCCAACCAGGTTGTAAGCCTGGCTAATTTTCGCAACTGAATCTCAGCATGACGCGTCTCACTTGATCACCATTAGTTTCTTTGTCTCCGCAAAATTTCCGGCAGTCATCCTGTAGAAATAAACACCGCTCGGCAAGTTTCCTGCGTTGAAAGTCACCGCATGATCTCCCGCCGTTTCTCGTTCATCGACAAGAGTCTTCACCTCCCTTCCGAGCACGTCGTATATCTTGAGTGTTACGAAGCTACTTTTTGGCAATCCATAACTGATTTTTGTGGAAGGATTGAACGGATTCGGGTAGTTTTGCGAAAGAGAAAATCTGATTGGTAAGGTCGCCGCTCTACCCTTCACAGAAGCGACAACATTGGTGCTTTTGTACAGTCCGCCCCCATGGGTCCCGGCATAGAGATAACCGTCAGACCCAACGGCCAATGAGAAGACATGGCGGCTCTGAAGGCCGCTGTCGATTTGTTCCCAGCTCTCGCCATAATCTGTCGAAAGAAATACACCATTCGTGTCTGTACCGGCGTAGATTTTGTTCCCCGCCGCGATAACGAGAACAGTCACATTGTTATTAAGCCGGGTAGTGTCAGTGGACGAGAAAGTGGCGCCGTGATCCGTTGAAAGGAAAACACCGTGCCATGTTCCTATGAAGATATCGCCATTCCCACTGGTAGCCCAGGCGTTTACAACTGCGAACGGGTCACTTACAGATACGCCGCTCCATGATTGGCCGTCGTCAGTCGATCTTTCGGCTCCGCCGAATTGGAAAGATACAAACAGGCAACCGCTTACTGAATCGCAGAAGACGGAGTGGACATCGGCAAGTGATGAACCCTGATAGTATTGGAATGTGCCAAATGCCGTTGAAGACACATACCATGAATAACCATTGACTTGATGAAGGCCATCGCCGTATGTTCCAGCCCATACGGTCTTGGTGGAAGGATTAAAAGCAAGCGACATAATGGGAACTGTGGCACCGGTGTAATCGTAAGTAGTATATTGAGTAGACCAAGTCTGTCCGCTGTCGCCGGACACGGCGATTTGGTCGTATCCCCCTGCAACGATGTACCCCAGCGGAGATGCGCATATTGGATTGCCGCCTCCGGGGTCTGGCCCGCCGGCCTCAGTGTCCCAAGAAACGCCGGCATCTGTTGATCGATATATCGCGGGTGTCCTCACAAAAAGATAGCCAGCACTGTTCGCTGCGATTGAGAATACATAGGTCTCAGGCAGGCTTGTCTTCTGCCAGAAATCCGTTTGAGCCTGGCCGTGGTTTGGAAACACGACCACGGTCAGCAAAAGATTCACGGCACGCATGAAGGAAAGATTGTGTTTCATTTGTCACCTCACGTTTCATCGGTCATCCTGTGAGCAAGAACTATTTTGAAATTTCAAGCAGCTTACTTTTGAATTCTGCAAAGAGCTTATCGGCGGCATCCTTCGTACCATGGCCGAAATTTCCCTGAACCCCAATTATGATGTCTACATGCCTTCCTCCGTTCGTCGACTTGACGCTGATGGATTGATAATTCTGGTTGCCAAGGAGAATGCCCGATGTAGTGACCGTGCCCGTCGAGATTTGAATTTCGCCCTTCGAGGAGTCGATTGAGCTGACATCCAAGGACATTGACTTGCCCACAGCGGCGACCAGGTCAAGGATGTCAGGATATTGGCGGGTCAAGTCAATCGAGTACTTGCCCTGAAAATTCTGGATTGAGCCCCCGACCATGTAACCAACCCCCGTGCAAGAGGCGATGAGAAGACACATCGAAGTGATGAAGTAGGCGAACCACGCCCGTAAGGATTGTTGAGAATTATTGTTTTCGCTTCGCATAAGATACCTCCTGTTATTTGAACCGGGGAAGGTCAGTGACTTGGCAGAGATTTGTCGATCCTCTCGTACAGCCAGTTTTCCAGCCCCGTCACCCTTTCCGCATTATCTTTGCTCACATCATGCCACGCCATCGATTCAGAGGAAGATTCAAGCGTGCAGATTATGGTGAGCTTCGATTGCGACTGATCAACACTCTTAATAGTGATCGCGTACTTATACCTTGTTGTTATGTCCGGCATTCCCGGAACCAAGTTCATTTGGGTTGGACCCTGGATGTAATCGGTTGTGATGCGCCCGTCGGATTTGTCTGAGGACGCGATGTTGACTCTCTGACTTTCAAGGACAGCTTCAACCGCATTCCAGAGAGTATCGATGGAGGCATTGTAAACCTTCTTAGGCTGGTAATTCGCGGTCGGCTCTGGGAAGGTTGCCGACCCGACGTCGACGCAGGCCGAGATAGCCGTACAGATGAATAGCAATGAAGCATAAAGCAGTGATTTCACGATTGTTCCCCTTTCATAATTTTGTCTTTGTTCTTTTTAAATCTATTGGTTGGGATAAGGTCCCCTAGGAGATCCTTCGACTTGAGCGAATCAAGCCTCAGCCTCCGAAGGTCATCTTCAATAATCGCCTGCATCCTTTCGATTTGGACGGGACTTCCTCTTATTCCCCGGAGAATTTGTCTGACATACGACGGAGTGACCCCCAGCATCGCTGCCAGGACAACCTTGTCGATCCCGATGAAAAGCACATTGCTTCTTTTATTCGCAATAGGCATCTTTGTTTGTGTTTCGCTGGCGAAACAAGATAAGAAATATTCTTACTAATGTCAATAGGCAAACATAGAAATATTCCGGCACGCGATCAACGCATTGAAATCGGGGGCCGGGTGGAGGAGTACAGGAAGATCCTCGGATTGGGCAAAGTGGAATTCGCGAAGCTTCTTGAAAAGAACCCCGCTGACTACAACAAGTACTTGGACGCGCGACTCGATCCTCAGGGCTTGTTCTTAGCCCTAAGAAAAGCGGGCTGTGACCTCAACTGGCTTGTTGACGGGAGCGGCTCGCCGCCGAAACCTGTCCTGGGCGAGTCGATCCTCGAATACGAATCGGAAGAAATGAGGGAAGAGGTTGAGGCCGAGAGTGACAGGATCGCGAAGATAGTGCAGCTCTCATCACCGGGCATTACGCCCGTTCAGGCACGAGATTTACGTGAAGCGTTGAAGAAATGGGTAATTAAACGATACCTAACGGAGCACGAAGGAACTCGGAAATCGGTCAAAAGAGAAAAGGGGTAAGATGAAGGGGTTGATGCTCTAGCTCACTTCGCGATGCTCTAATAAAATGAGGGGAAGAAGGGAAGAGATGAACCAGTGCAATTAATCCAGTGGACCCAAGAGTTGAGCGTCAGCATCGAAGAGTTCGACAGACAACATAAGAAGCTGGTGAACCTGATGAACCTGCTCCATAATTCGATGAATAAGGGGGAAAACAGAGATGTACTTAAAAACTTTCTGAACGAGCTGGCAGACTACACGGTTTATCATTTCAAGTCAGAAGAGAAACTGCTTCAGGAACACATGTTCCCGTTGTACGCGATTCACAAAAAGGAACACGATGAGTTGACAAAACAGATCTTCGCGATAAAAACAAGTTTCGAGCAAGGAAATACCTCTCTCACTGTGGAATTCATGGACTTCCTTAAGAATTGGCTGAACAAACATATCCTGCAGGTAGATAAGAAATATTGCGACTTCTTAAATTCCAAAGGAGTCCATTAGAACTAACGAACAGCCATTGTACAGTCCTTGCGGAAATATGGTTGACGGGTTGAGGTCGCGAGTTCAGCTAGTCACGCAACAGATGGCGTATCGCGAGATCACGATCTCTGAAAAGAGTCACATCCAAACCGGCATTCCTCGCTACAGTCTCGACGAAATCATGGGAGTTGTCTTCCGGGCTCACCAAAAGTGCAACCCGGGCATTCTTATCGATGTCCGGTGATATCATTATGTCTTTAAACGCGAAGTCGTAGTTGTTCGAAACCGAATCGACATTTCTGGACTCAGTTGCATCCACTAAGTATCGGGATATCCCAAGTTTCTTTCCCAAGAAGTGTGCCTCGAGGTCTTGCCTCAGCGCCATCTCGCTTGTGAGGTCTCCCTTGATTTTCAAAACAATGTAACTCCGACTAGCAGCTGGTCTTATAGTATATGACACTGGCGCTGTTCCGTTTTCATTTCCCTAACAATCCACCCGGGGAAAAATGGCGGCAGAATGTACTGTTGACTTGCACGCAGTGGAAGAAGTCGGCACCAATCCTCAGCTCCGAGAATCCTTTCTCCTTCTTTTCAGTGTAGAAAGGATCGTACCAGTCAACGTAGCTCCATCCGGCTGTGGTGCCGAAGATTTCCATAACTATCGCTTTCCGCTCTCTTGTAAATTCCTCTGAATTGTCTGATTCAGGAAACGAAATCTATCGCGACGGCTTTTCAAAATCAAGTTCTCCGGGAATGAACGGAAACATGCCAAATGGATGTTACCTTTACCGTATGAAGAAGGCCAACCTTTCGGTCTATGGCCTCCTAAGGAAGTCCAAGAACCATCTTTATGCAGGAAAAGTATTTCTTCGTGGAATAAGGCGCCGTTTAGGTGCCATTGAGTGAGCCGCAAGGGCTATGCCTGGAGAAAGAAAAGGTGAGACATGGAAATAACATCGGTGAAATCATTTCTCGATTATTACGAGCGCGTAAGGGAAAGAACCAAACGGCTCATGGAAGTAATTAGGCCCGAACATCTTGACTTTGCCTATATGCCGGGGAAGTTCACGGTCGGAGACGAAATAAGGCATATCGCAACAATCGAACGCTACATGTTTGCAGAAACCGTTGCAGGGAGACGGAGCGCGTATCAGGGTTGCGGAAGGCAATTAGCAGACGGTTACGAAAATATCTTGAAATATTTTGACGACCTTCACAGGGAATCTCTTGATATTTTCAGGAGTCTCAGCGATGAAGATTTGAAACGCAGATGTACAACCCCGGGGGATGTACAGATGGCGATATGGAAATGGCTACGCGTGATGGTGGAACACGAAATACACCATCGTGCCCAATTATACATATACCTTAATCTTCTGAAAGTGAAAACACCCCCGATATTTGGTTTAACAGCAGAAGAGATACAAGAAAGAAGCGTCAAAAATCCAGCCTGACAACTAATGGCGGCAAACTGGAAAGCGGCCGTCAGCGATTCGGACAGAGAAATGCGCTTTTTATGATCCGATTCCCTCAGCTGATGCCAAGACACACTGACATTTCTTAAATCCTCTTCGGAGTCTAGTCAAATGGTTGATTGTTAGCTCTGCATGCCCGGATTACTTGTCATTACAGAGTTTCGGTGGCAACTTATTTCTCTAGGCATATGAGTTTCACCAGTTCGGTTATCCTGGCCAGATGATGGTCATCATGCTCGGCAACAAACAAGAACAAGTCCATCGTTCTCATCGGGGTTTTCAATCTCGGATGGAGGGCGGAGCTGAATATTTGCTTCTCATCGAGCATTTCAAGC harbors:
- a CDS encoding DinB family protein — its product is MEITSVKSFLDYYERVRERTKRLMEVIRPEHLDFAYMPGKFTVGDEIRHIATIERYMFAETVAGRRSAYQGCGRQLADGYENILKYFDDLHRESLDIFRSLSDEDLKRRCTTPGDVQMAIWKWLRVMVEHEIHHRAQLYIYLNLLKVKTPPIFGLTAEEIQERSVKNPA
- a CDS encoding bacteriohemerythrin, giving the protein MQLIQWTQELSVSIEEFDRQHKKLVNLMNLLHNSMNKGENRDVLKNFLNELADYTVYHFKSEEKLLQEHMFPLYAIHKKEHDELTKQIFAIKTSFEQGNTSLTVEFMDFLKNWLNKHILQVDKKYCDFLNSKGVH
- the bamC gene encoding outer membrane protein assembly factor BamC, whose product is MKSLLYASLLFICTAISACVDVGSATFPEPTANYQPKKVYNASIDTLWNAVEAVLESQRVNIASSDKSDGRITTDYIQGPTQMNLVPGMPDITTRYKYAITIKSVDQSQSKLTIICTLESSSESMAWHDVSKDNAERVTGLENWLYERIDKSLPSH
- a CDS encoding T9SS type A sorting domain-containing protein, with the protein product MKHNLSFMRAVNLLLTVVVFPNHGQAQTDFWQKTSLPETYVFSIAANSAGYLFVRTPAIYRSTDAGVSWDTEAGGPDPGGGNPICASPLGYIVAGGYDQIAVSGDSGQTWSTQYTTYDYTGATVPIMSLAFNPSTKTVWAGTYGDGLHQVNGYSWYVSSTAFGTFQYYQGSSLADVHSVFCDSVSGCLFVSFQFGGAERSTDDGQSWSGVSVSDPFAVVNAWATSGNGDIFIGTWHGVFLSTDHGATFSSTDTTRLNNNVTVLVIAAGNKIYAGTDTNGVFLSTDYGESWEQIDSGLQSRHVFSLAVGSDGYLYAGTHGGGLYKSTNVVASVKGRAATLPIRFSLSQNYPNPFNPSTKISYGLPKSSFVTLKIYDVLGREVKTLVDERETAGDHAVTFNAGNLPSGVYFYRMTAGNFAETKKLMVIK